The following proteins are encoded in a genomic region of Oncorhynchus masou masou isolate Uvic2021 chromosome 19, UVic_Omas_1.1, whole genome shotgun sequence:
- the LOC135506249 gene encoding protein c-Fos-like: MYSSFNTDCDSSSRCSTASPACDNLAYYNSPAGSYSTICSPQSQDFTDFTSASSGSFIPTVTAISASPDLQWMDQPLVSSVAPSHRVHPYSASPPTYTSAMRNKGHSSGRRAKMEQLSPEEEKKNVRRERNKQAAAKCRNRRKELTDTLQGETDELEDEKSALQNDIANLLKEKEKLEFILAAHQPMCKIPSDMDTVFPSHSYGVSIQLSPPQPQSMVSSSVCSATPLTSIPLTASSNLSTSASIFSSSPLLSTVSDVKMADLDTACLEESLSLLVKTEMETARTVPDVDLTSSLYTQDWEPLYSTANNDFEPLCTPVVTCTPACTTYTSSFVFSYPEVEALPTCGVAQQRGSSSNDQSSDSLSSPTLVAL; this comes from the exons ATGTACTCCTCTTTCAACACAGATTGTGACTCCTCTTCCCGGTGCAGTACCGCTTCTCCAGCTTGCGACAACCTAGCTTACTACAACTCTCCTGCGGGATCTTACTCCACTATATGCTCTCCACAATCTCAG GACTTCACAGACTTCACTTCAGCGTCCAGTGGCTCCTTCATCCCTACTGTCACGGCCATCTCTGCCAGTCCAGACCTGCAGTGGATGGACCAGCCGCTCGTATCCTCCGTGGCCCCTTCTCACAGAGTCCATCCCTACAGTGCCAGCCCCCCAACCTACACTAGCGCCATGAGGAACAAGGGCCACAGCTCTGGGCGCAGAGCCAAAATGGAACAG CTTTCtcctgaggaggagaagaagaatgtcCGTAGAGAGAGGAACAAGCAGGCAGCAGCTAAATGTCGCAACAGGAGGAAGGAACTCACCGACACTCTGCAGGGTGAAACCGACGAGCTGGAGGACGAGAAGTCCGCTCTCCAGAACGACATCGCCAACCTGCTCAAAGAGAAGGAGAAGTTGGAGTTTATCCTGGCAGCCCACCAGCCCATGTGCAAGATCCCCTCTGATATGGACACTGTTTTCCCCTCCCACTCCTACGGGGTCTCCATCCAGCTGTCTCCACCCCAGCCTCAAAGCATGGTCTCCAGCTCCGTCTGCTCTGCAACTCCCCTCACCTCCATTCCGTTGACCGCCAGCTCCAACCTCTCCACCTCAGCCTCAATCTTCTCCAGCAGCCCCCTCCTGTCCACCGTCTCTGACGTCAAGATGGCCGACCTGGACACAGCCTGCCTGGAGGAGTCCCTGTCTCTCCTCGTCAAGACGGAGATGGAGACAGCCCGGACGGTGCCCGATGTAGATCTTACCAGCTCCCTGTACACCCAGGACTGGGAGCCTCTCTACAGCACAGCCAATAATGACTTTGAGCCCCTGTGCACCCCTGTGGTCACCTGCACCCCAGCCTGCACCACGTACACATCTTCCTTCGTCTTCAGCTATCCAGAGGTGGAGGCGTTGCCTACCTGTGGCGTAGCCCAACAGAGGGGGAGCAGCAGCAACGATCAATCCTCTGACTCCCTCAGCTCCCCTACACTCGTAGCCCTGTGA
- the LOC135505606 gene encoding protein c-Fos-like gives MGETPQIQNVCGETDCPRQSAFVPTVTAISAFSDLQWMVHPNTVISASASTSSPSSSAKPTRAHGATQSSSRAGGNREQSTSTRGKKQATSEEDERRKIRRERNKVAAAKCRNRRRELTDTLQAETDQLEEDKEALQTEIAHLLKEKESLEQILSAHQPACKLAAAQDNNVEEDIDEDIADDIDRMLQDPPDSPQLLSILENEDKLQLPEGNATLVTVSDTPSLQDMETVVVPSNISISASAILGNSNILLCSSAEEEPMDDLNFDQDDLDNLVPSLELNMAVAPETAPSVPDIDLLGGPFCLSDWETLYKSVANNLEPLCTPTMMTSSDSPTCSSYRSVFSLNYTEIDSLAGTGVATPALRPSNEVLVVDLI, from the exons atgggagaaactcctcaaatacag AATGTCTGCGGTGAAACAGACTGTCCACGGCAGTCTGCCTTTGTTCCTACAGTGACTGCGATCTCAGCCTTCTCGGATCTGCAGTGGATGGTCCATCCGAACACCGTCATCTCAGCATctgcctccacctcctccccctccagcaGCGCAAAGCCTACAAGAGCTCATGGCGCAACCCAGTCATCTTCAAGAGCgggagggaacagggaacaaTCCACCAGCACGAGAGGGAAAAAACAG GCGACATcagaagaggatgagaggaggaagatcaggagagagaggaataaagtCGCAGCGGCCAAGTGTCGCAACAGACGAAGGGAGCTCACCGACACCCTGCAAGCC GAAACTGATCAGCTTGAAGAGGACAAAGAGGCCTTGCAGACAGAGATAGCCCACCtcctgaaagagaaagagagtctGGAACAGATCCTATCCGCCCACCAGCCAGCCTGCAAACTAGCCGCCGCTCAAGACAACAACGTGGAGGAAGACATCGACGAAGACATCGCCGATGACATCGACCGCATGCTCCAGGACCCTCCGGATTCCCCCCAGCTGCTCTCCATCTTGGAGAATGAAGACAAACTCCAACTCCCAGAGGGAAATGCAACACTAGTGACTGTGTCCGACACTCCTTCGCTTCAGGACATGGAAACTGTTGTGGTTCCCTCGAACATCTCCATCTCTGCATCGGCCATCTTGGGTAACTCCAACATCCTGCTGTGCTCCAGCGCTGAGGAAGAACCCATGGACGACTTAAACTTCGACCAGGATGACTTAGACAACCTGGTCCCTAGCCTGGAACTCAACATGGCTGTGGCCCCTGAGACCGCCCCGTCTGTTCCCGACATCGACCTCCTCGGGGGCCCCTTCTGCCTCTCAGACTGGGAGACCCTGTACAAGTCGGTGGCCAACAATCTGGAGCCCCTCTGCACCCCCACGATGATGACTTCCAGTGACAGTCCTACCTGTAGCAGTTACCGCTCTGTGTTTAGTCTGAATTACACAGAGATAGACTCTTTGGCGGGGACAGGAGTTGCAACTCCAGCTCTGAGACCCTCAAATGAGGTGTTGGTGGTAGATCTGATTTGA